The DNA window GACCAGCCGTGATGACTCTGGGAATGTCAACCCTGACGAATGAAAATATATAGGAATGGCCATTCTATGCAAGGATACGAGGATGCATGTAGACACGAAGCCCATTCTTCATAAAGAGAGTTAGAGACATCTTCTGCTCTACGCGGTGACCGGGAACCAGCGACAGCCGGTAACGCAACAGCACGGCTGAAGCCACAGACTTCATTTGGAGGTAAGCCAAATCCTTCCCCAAACAAGTCCTAGGTCCAGCATTGAAGGCCACAAACTTATAACCGTCTTTAGGCGGTTCAAACCGGTCACCTTTTGGGGACAGCCATCGATCTGGTTTGAACTCCATGCAGTCCTCACCCCATATACTCTTCATTCTCCCAACAGAGTAGATGGAATAAGTGACAGTTGAACCGGCCGGTACATACGTACCGTCTGGCAAAATATCGTCCGAGACAACATATTTGAAATCTTCCGGAACTGATGGGTAGAGCCGAAGTGTCTCCGACAAAGCCGCTTTGAGAAAGATCAATCTATCGGCTTCCTCAAAGACAAGAGGCTCTTCAAGCCATTTTTGATGGTCATTGCCACGTGTTTCTCTGAGAACGCTTGATATTTCTTTGATGATCTTCTCTTCGACTTCAGGGTTGTTCATGACAAGCCAAAAGAACCAGCTGAGAGCAACCGATGAGGTGTCACGTCCAGCTAGGACAAAGTTCAGCGCAATTCGTTGGAGGACGGATGTCGCGAAGTGGTTGCCGTTAATGTCCGTTTTCTTCATGAATCGTGACAGCAAATCATCTGACGGGCTTAATTTACGCGCTGTTATGGCGTCGTTCATGTAATTTTCGACAATTTGAAGGCTCTTTCTCAGTCTTTTCTCTGATCCAAAAGCGAAAAACTTCTCCAATCGCCACAAAAAGCCCGGATACAGAAGCCGTTGAAGAGTTGCTTCAGTGGCGGTGTCAAACGCAAGCGAAAACGGATTCTCGGGTAGATCCGGTGAGAGAGTTTCCGGATCTTTCCCAAAAGTGAGTCCGCAAATGTTATCAAACGTTAAGCGAAGCAACAAATCCTGTAAATCCACGTGTACCTTCTCTTTAGCCGCTTTATCCAAAATTTTCCATAACCGATTCTTGATGGTCCGATTAACCCAGCGAGCCATGGCTTGTCTCAATGTCCGGGTCGTGAACTCAAGTGCGGCAGTCTTGCGTTGAATTAGCCACGTGTCACCATCACTGTTGAATATTCCTTCCCCTAACAAATCATGAAACGCGGTTTGCCACGTAGGACCTTTAGGGTAATTATCGAACCGGGCTCGAAGAATGTGCTCAATGTTTTTCGGGTGACAAGTGACAGTATAAAACCCTTGTTTGAGAGCAAAGAAAGGAATGGCGATCGTGCTAGTCTGGTAAGTGGCGGCGCCACCTGTTCCGCGGAGGTTCCCGGCCATCCAATCGTGGATTCTACTCCGGTTCATGAAGAGAGCCGGAAGAGATCCGAAAAGTGGCCATACTTTGGGACCGGTTAATTTTCTTGAAAGTAAATAGAACCAGAGAAGATATGCAGAGGCAGCTGCAGTTAGTGTGAAGAGCAGATGTAGGGTTTCCATCTGATATGAGAGCAAATAGAAGGGTTTGGTGTGTGGTTAAGACTCTGGCTTGGATCGGGTCCAGTGAAGctagtttgagagagagatgatagagaatgtattatatatataatagatatTCTGAGGAAGTTTTAGGAGGAGTTGGTTAGGAAAATGTGTGAATTATTAATGGAGAGGTCGCTGTTTGGTTGATAGGAGCGCTAGCTGAGAGAGAAACTACGAGAAAAAACCTTTTGCTATACGCTAGTATTCCCAGCTCGCTAGATCACCTGCAGCAGGTGTGCTACATA is part of the Tripterygium wilfordii isolate XIE 37 chromosome 7, ASM1340144v1, whole genome shotgun sequence genome and encodes:
- the LOC120001842 gene encoding cytochrome P450 86A1-like, with the translated sequence METLHLLFTLTAAASAYLLWFYLLSRKLTGPKVWPLFGSLPALFMNRSRIHDWMAGNLRGTGGAATYQTSTIAIPFFALKQGFYTVTCHPKNIEHILRARFDNYPKGPTWQTAFHDLLGEGIFNSDGDTWLIQRKTAALEFTTRTLRQAMARWVNRTIKNRLWKILDKAAKEKVHVDLQDLLLRLTFDNICGLTFGKDPETLSPDLPENPFSLAFDTATEATLQRLLYPGFLWRLEKFFAFGSEKRLRKSLQIVENYMNDAITARKLSPSDDLLSRFMKKTDINGNHFATSVLQRIALNFVLAGRDTSSVALSWFFWLVMNNPEVEEKIIKEISSVLRETRGNDHQKWLEEPLVFEEADRLIFLKAALSETLRLYPSVPEDFKYVVSDDILPDGTYVPAGSTVTYSIYSVGRMKSIWGEDCMEFKPDRWLSPKGDRFEPPKDGYKFVAFNAGPRTCLGKDLAYLQMKSVASAVLLRYRLSLVPGHRVEQKMSLTLFMKNGLRVYMHPRILA